In Candidatus Methanoperedens sp., the following are encoded in one genomic region:
- a CDS encoding DUF86 domain-containing protein, with translation MKEERKIRYKEKNDYIVSSLEAIPEEPETDLEIKGIFYSLHTSIEAAMDLVAMLLKDGGKKVEDDYANIEALEESGIITSQLALGLKKCNGLRNYLVHRYNKMDDKIALGSVEEVRKVLYDFIDVVEEFLK, from the coding sequence ATGAAAGAAGAAAGAAAAATCAGATATAAGGAGAAAAACGATTATATCGTAAGCAGTTTGGAGGCTATTCCCGAAGAGCCCGAAACAGACCTTGAAATAAAGGGCATATTTTACAGCCTGCATACATCCATCGAAGCTGCAATGGATCTGGTGGCAATGCTTTTAAAAGACGGCGGGAAAAAAGTCGAAGATGATTATGCAAATATAGAAGCGCTGGAGGAATCCGGGATAATTACTTCCCAGCTTGCTCTGGGGCTGAAAAAATGCAATGGTTTGAGAAACTACCTTGTTCATAGATACAACAAAATGGATGATAAGATAGCATTGGGTTCAGTCGAAGAGGTCAGGAAAGTCCTCTATGATTTTATAGATGTTGTGGAGGAATTTTTAAAATGA
- the htpX gene encoding zinc metalloprotease HtpX, with translation MKQWYRDYGLQARMILTMFLLAALYLFFLAVILTFGGGLTYILIIIMLFVLFLQFFFSDRFVLWSTGGRIVTEQEEPRLHETIARLCAIADLPKPKVAIVESNIPNAFATGRSKNSAVVAVTTSLKQKLSQPEIEAVLAHELSHVKNRDMLVITIASFLSTIAALLVRNMIFFGMWGGGGGRDRDRGAGAAIIIFVVSIIVWIISFLLIRALSRYREFAADRGSAIITGQPSHLASALMAISGVMEQVPSQDLREVEGMNAFFIVPAISGGSIMNLFSTHPTIEARIRALSEMERRMEF, from the coding sequence ATGAAACAATGGTACCGTGATTACGGACTTCAGGCACGCATGATATTAACAATGTTCTTGCTGGCGGCTTTGTATCTTTTCTTCCTGGCTGTCATATTAACTTTCGGCGGAGGGTTGACATACATATTGATAATAATTATGTTATTCGTGCTGTTTCTCCAGTTTTTCTTTTCAGACAGGTTTGTCCTGTGGAGCACTGGCGGGCGAATAGTCACCGAGCAGGAAGAACCCAGGCTTCATGAAACAATAGCAAGGCTCTGTGCAATAGCAGACCTGCCGAAGCCAAAAGTTGCTATCGTGGAGAGCAACATTCCCAATGCATTCGCAACAGGCAGGAGCAAGAACAGCGCAGTCGTGGCTGTTACAACCTCGCTGAAACAGAAATTGAGCCAGCCCGAGATAGAAGCAGTGCTGGCGCATGAGCTAAGCCATGTCAAGAACCGCGATATGCTTGTTATCACCATAGCGAGCTTTCTATCCACTATCGCAGCTTTACTCGTGCGCAATATGATTTTCTTCGGGATGTGGGGAGGAGGAGGAGGTCGCGACCGCGATAGAGGCGCCGGCGCAGCTATAATTATATTCGTGGTCTCGATTATCGTATGGATTATAAGCTTCCTGCTCATACGTGCACTTTCAAGGTACCGCGAGTTTGCCGCAGACAGGGGTTCTGCTATAATCACTGGTCAGCCTTCACATCTTGCCTCCGCGCTTATGGCAATCAGCGGCGTGATGGAGCAGGTGCCGTCTCAGGATTTAAGGGAAGTGGAAGGCATGAATGCGTTCTTTATCGTCCCTGCAATTTCCGGGGGTTCGATAATGAATCTTTTCTCCACGCATCCAACAATCGAGGCGCGCATTCGGGCACTCTCCGAGATGGAGCGGAGGATGGAGTTCTGA
- a CDS encoding chorismate mutase, producing MPLREVRAKIEKLDNQILNLIEHRTALAKDVLEAKRAEGKAINDVEQNKIVLDRVANAATERGLDGEEVKRIFEILIKMNIERQHELSGEGNLP from the coding sequence ATGCCGCTGAGAGAAGTTCGGGCTAAAATCGAGAAGCTGGATAACCAGATACTCAACCTTATCGAGCACAGGACGGCGCTGGCAAAGGACGTGCTTGAGGCAAAGAGAGCCGAGGGGAAGGCGATAAATGACGTGGAGCAGAATAAAATCGTCCTGGACAGGGTGGCGAATGCGGCGACTGAGAGAGGGCTGGATGGGGAGGAGGTAAAGAGGATTTTTGAGATATTGATCAAGATGAATATCGAGAGGCAGCATGAGCTGAGCGGGGAAGGGAATCTGCCTTGA
- a CDS encoding pentapeptide repeat-containing protein, whose amino-acid sequence MKKEANSPVLELKFPDDSDEKDRTISAEEVVKAIKGGRSVEIENAVINEPFILKSANVEGEITIQRTRFKGPVDCSYADFKRVLNLKNSIFEADATFTEVTLEKDIFLDHATFLGGAEFSNITATGVFYSRLTKFKKATFREAAFKNIKFNKSTFEDEADFGSAQIGGSAEFVGVRFKKKANFNSIHIQGHAFFGLYDLFSWNKIPGKDDEEKLRESLKQYLGFDWVKQYLGFDWVKSANIEKTDDGKTIMVFNENNSISLKLNDEKTVTLEYDNETTELIARLDKNELKIYLPPVTFEDKAEFIGGEIGGSAQFTEAKFKKKADFNIAHIEGHAIFNQAIFVGDTDFALARFEKDAFFYKCNFERRADFLFARIGGVAQFTGVVFRESANFNSAQIDGAAFFNAATFEGDVNFVKARILGNAEFTGAKFKGYMFSWDNIPGNDSVRLIDFLKQNYGIDWVESAKIKKIDDAKTIKVSTEKNSILLRLNDEKTKAILTIDDGRTDEFIARSEDGKLNIHKGKANFNSAKIEGHAIFKSATFEDDGDFGDINISGEAVFTEATFKEKANFNSAHIGADADFKGTIFANDISFEDALFGKIDFGENGKLSIYQKVKIDLRGCEYNSIQPTSIWKPLMDHLRPYDRQPFTQLEQTFRRAGKDDLADDVYYEGRRRERKELEKINGWGWWLKDTILFCLTGYGVKVKKLLYFIVPILIVGAIIYHQPGAVVLKPDIKTPPMIQPQDSYFEAFWFCFNLFLPVEIPSGADWNPSSEYMQLGMVSINFTTIGTLLKIAGWILVPIGIAGISGILKRKSEV is encoded by the coding sequence ATGAAAAAAGAAGCCAACTCCCCTGTCCTGGAATTAAAATTTCCAGATGATTCGGATGAAAAGGATAGAACAATTTCTGCTGAAGAAGTCGTTAAGGCCATCAAGGGTGGGAGGAGCGTTGAGATTGAAAACGCGGTTATCAACGAACCCTTCATTCTCAAGTCGGCAAATGTCGAAGGAGAGATCACAATTCAGCGGACGAGGTTTAAAGGTCCCGTGGATTGTTCTTATGCAGATTTCAAACGAGTTCTAAACCTAAAGAACTCGATATTTGAAGCGGATGCTACCTTTACGGAGGTTACTTTAGAGAAGGATATCTTTCTGGATCATGCGACCTTTTTGGGGGGAGCGGAATTTTCTAATATCACGGCTACAGGAGTTTTTTACAGTCGGCTTACAAAATTCAAAAAGGCTACATTTCGCGAAGCTGCTTTTAAAAATATAAAATTTAATAAAAGCACTTTTGAGGACGAGGCCGACTTTGGAAGTGCCCAAATCGGTGGTAGTGCTGAGTTCGTTGGAGTCCGGTTTAAGAAAAAGGCTAACTTCAATAGTATTCACATCCAAGGGCATGCTTTCTTTGGATTATATGATTTGTTTAGCTGGAATAAAATTCCAGGAAAGGATGATGAAGAGAAACTTAGAGAATCTCTAAAGCAATATCTTGGCTTTGACTGGGTAAAGCAATATCTTGGCTTTGACTGGGTAAAGTCAGCAAATATTGAAAAAACCGATGACGGTAAGACCATAATGGTATTTAATGAAAACAATTCTATTTCGCTAAAACTTAACGATGAAAAAACTGTAACCCTAGAATATGACAATGAAACCACTGAATTAATCGCGAGGTTGGATAAAAATGAGCTAAAGATATACCTTCCCCCGGTTACTTTTGAGGATAAAGCTGAATTTATAGGGGGGGAAATTGGTGGTTCAGCTCAGTTCACTGAAGCCAAGTTTAAGAAAAAGGCTGATTTCAACATTGCCCACATCGAAGGGCATGCTATATTTAACCAAGCTATCTTTGTTGGTGATACCGACTTTGCATTGGCCCGGTTCGAGAAGGATGCTTTCTTTTATAAGTGTAACTTTGAGCGGAGGGCTGACTTTCTATTCGCCAGGATTGGTGGTGTCGCTCAATTCACTGGCGTCGTGTTTAGGGAATCGGCTAATTTCAACAGTGCCCAGATTGATGGTGCTGCTTTCTTTAACGCTGCTACTTTTGAGGGCGATGTTAACTTTGTGAAGGCCCGGATCCTCGGTAATGCTGAGTTCACCGGAGCCAAGTTCAAGGGATATATGTTTAGCTGGGATAATATCCCAGGAAACGACAGCGTAAGACTCATAGACTTTCTAAAACAGAATTATGGTATTGATTGGGTAGAATCAGCAAAAATTAAAAAAATCGATGACGCTAAGACCATAAAGGTATCTACTGAAAAAAATTCTATTTTGCTAAGACTTAACGACGAAAAAACTAAAGCAATCCTGACAATCGATGACGGTAGAACCGATGAATTCATTGCGAGGAGCGAAGATGGTAAGCTAAACATCCATAAGGGTAAGGCCAACTTTAATAGTGCCAAAATCGAGGGACATGCCATCTTTAAATCAGCTACTTTTGAGGATGATGGTGATTTTGGAGACATTAATATTAGTGGTGAAGCTGTCTTCACCGAAGCTACGTTCAAGGAAAAAGCCAACTTCAATAGTGCTCATATCGGGGCGGATGCTGATTTTAAGGGGACAATTTTTGCCAATGACATCAGTTTTGAAGATGCTTTATTCGGAAAAATCGATTTTGGAGAAAATGGTAAGCTAAGCATATACCAAAAAGTAAAAATTGACTTGCGTGGATGCGAATACAATAGCATTCAGCCCACCTCCATATGGAAACCACTGATGGATCACCTCAGACCATACGATCGGCAACCCTTTACACAGCTTGAACAAACATTCCGCAGGGCTGGAAAGGATGATCTTGCAGACGACGTCTATTACGAAGGGAGACGTAGAGAACGTAAAGAATTAGAAAAGATAAATGGGTGGGGGTGGTGGCTAAAAGACACTATTCTTTTCTGCTTGACTGGATATGGAGTTAAGGTCAAAAAACTTCTCTATTTTATTGTACCCATTCTTATAGTTGGAGCAATAATCTACCATCAGCCGGGTGCGGTTGTGTTAAAACCAGATATCAAAACGCCACCCATGATACAGCCTCAAGATTCTTATTTTGAAGCTTTTTGGTTTTGTTTCAACCTGTTTCTCCCTGTAGAAATCCCTTCGGGTGCAGACTGGAATCCTTCCTCAGAATATATGCAGTTGGGCATGGTGAGCATAAATTTTACAACAATTGGGACATTACTGAAAATAGCTGGATGGATTTTAGTTCCTATCGGGATCGCAGGTATATCTGGGATATTAAAGCGCAAGTCGGAAGTTTAG
- a CDS encoding pentapeptide repeat-containing protein, with protein MNNRVGDILAEKLVSVNLNDSVQATLEEAKNIRVEKIMVHDETGNFWVVSSWKLRLLDPNITLKQAYDEKKEIFEKVKTVSIDEEISKIISDLYELPGLIVIEEGKIKGFVSLADYLAEFEQKPLDIIKEKAKIKEGLVGIDLHESYLVGIDLPDANMRGADLSKADLSKANLRNANLTVANLSNGNLTDAKLVRAKLRDANLKDAILINADLRNAELWYANLQDAQLQGAILRDAILFRANLKSAKLENADLYNAGLMSANLEGADLSNADIRNANLKYATFDEKTKLSGIKINSITIDNLTESALKAEWDPEIKQYLKKKYG; from the coding sequence ATGAACAATCGAGTAGGAGATATACTGGCTGAAAAATTGGTTTCAGTTAATTTAAATGATTCAGTTCAGGCAACTTTAGAAGAAGCAAAAAATATACGTGTCGAGAAAATAATGGTACATGATGAAACAGGAAATTTTTGGGTCGTATCTTCCTGGAAGCTAAGGCTATTAGATCCGAATATCACCCTCAAACAGGCATACGATGAAAAAAAAGAAATTTTTGAAAAAGTTAAGACCGTATCGATTGATGAAGAAATCAGTAAAATAATTTCAGACCTGTATGAGCTTCCTGGATTAATAGTTATAGAAGAAGGAAAGATAAAAGGTTTTGTTTCCCTTGCTGATTATTTAGCAGAGTTTGAGCAAAAACCTTTGGATATTATAAAAGAAAAGGCTAAAATAAAAGAAGGATTAGTAGGCATCGATTTACATGAATCTTATTTAGTAGGGATTGATCTACCTGATGCGAATATGCGAGGCGCAGACTTAAGTAAGGCTGATTTAAGCAAAGCTAATCTGCGAAATGCTAATTTGACTGTAGCTAATCTAAGTAATGGAAATCTGACAGATGCTAAACTAGTACGGGCAAAACTTCGTGATGCAAATTTAAAAGATGCTATATTAATTAATGCTGATTTAAGAAATGCTGAATTATGGTACGCAAATCTGCAAGATGCCCAACTTCAGGGAGCAATCTTGAGGGATGCTATACTTTTCAGGGCTAATTTAAAAAGTGCAAAATTAGAGAATGCAGATCTTTATAATGCTGGCTTGATGTCAGCTAATTTAGAGGGTGCTGACTTAAGTAATGCGGATATCAGAAATGCAAATCTCAAGTATGCCACTTTTGATGAAAAGACCAAATTAAGTGGCATTAAGATAAATTCTATAACTATAGATAATCTAACAGAAAGCGCCTTAAAAGCCGAATGGGATCCTGAAATTAAGCAATATTTAAAGAAAAAATATGGCTAA
- a CDS encoding shikimate kinase, which yields MKQSGYACAFGAGTIINAIATWKGAAFGIDLRTEAEVILTDDKKIKGYMEEGGDTKLIEHCVELTLLRFDSNYGAKVSTKSEIPIASGLKSSSAAANAAVLATLDALGEKLQPLEAITIGVQAALDSKVTITGAFDDACASMLGGFVITDNKKNELISRVERDSEVLILAPPKKVFSSSTNVARSRLIGQWIELAYNEALAGDYEKAMTLNGFLYCAALGFSTEPMFAALDTGIEGVSLSGTGPAYTALGSSELLDKLEPMWRRMGGKVIRTKVNNTGARTCR from the coding sequence ATGAAGCAATCCGGATACGCCTGTGCTTTCGGCGCAGGCACAATAATCAACGCAATCGCCACATGGAAAGGCGCAGCCTTCGGCATTGACCTGCGTACCGAAGCTGAAGTTATACTCACAGATGATAAAAAGATTAAGGGATACATGGAAGAAGGAGGTGACACCAAACTTATCGAGCACTGTGTTGAACTTACTCTTCTTCGATTCGACTCAAACTACGGCGCAAAGGTTTCGACAAAAAGTGAGATACCCATAGCAAGCGGACTTAAAAGCTCAAGCGCAGCCGCAAATGCAGCGGTGCTCGCAACCCTCGATGCGCTCGGTGAAAAACTCCAGCCACTTGAAGCAATAACTATAGGCGTGCAGGCGGCGCTTGATTCAAAAGTGACAATCACAGGAGCGTTTGATGATGCCTGTGCCTCCATGCTTGGAGGCTTTGTTATCACCGACAACAAAAAAAATGAGCTTATCTCAAGAGTGGAGCGCGATTCAGAAGTGCTCATCCTTGCGCCTCCGAAGAAAGTTTTTAGTTCAAGTACGAACGTGGCGCGCTCAAGGCTCATAGGACAATGGATCGAGCTTGCATATAACGAAGCGCTTGCCGGGGATTATGAGAAAGCCATGACCTTGAACGGATTCCTGTACTGCGCTGCGCTCGGCTTCAGCACCGAGCCGATGTTTGCGGCGCTCGATACGGGTATTGAGGGGGTGAGCTTATCCGGCACAGGTCCAGCGTACACTGCTCTTGGAAGCTCAGAACTTCTGGATAAACTTGAGCCTATGTGGCGCCGCATGGGTGGAAAAGTGATAAGAACCAAGGTGAATAATACTGGTGCGAGAACATGCCGCTGA
- a CDS encoding nucleotidyltransferase domain-containing protein yields MNMGEIKNDLKLLKDYEVILFGSFVSGEFREGSDIDVAVITRSKDNDRNLELLKSFMGKARPIYDIRIFELLPLKLKASAVGCYSVLYGDELEISEYFYEFRKQWDDQKHRIMGGYFGSYREKIAAMKAGR; encoded by the coding sequence ATGAACATGGGGGAAATCAAAAATGACCTGAAACTCTTGAAGGACTATGAGGTGATTCTTTTTGGCTCGTTTGTGTCCGGCGAATTCAGAGAGGGTTCGGATATAGATGTGGCAGTGATTACAAGAAGTAAAGATAATGATAGAAACCTTGAACTTTTAAAGAGCTTTATGGGAAAAGCCAGACCGATATATGATATAAGGATTTTCGAGCTTCTGCCGCTCAAGCTGAAGGCATCGGCGGTGGGCTGCTACTCGGTTCTTTATGGCGATGAGCTTGAGATTTCCGAGTATTTTTATGAATTTAGGAAGCAATGGGACGACCAGAAGCACAGGATTATGGGGGGGTATTTTGGAAGCTACAGGGAGAAGATTGCCGCGATGAAAGCTGGTCGTTGA
- a CDS encoding cupin domain-containing protein, which translates to MFVKQIENGLDLASIAKRIAAVYDTSLEPDQSIAPHYHPDFEEIYYVLSGYGIMTIGEEQKEISRGDVVYIPAISAHSLLNTGSVPLRFITLTVNLTSNKKDDVQPYIG; encoded by the coding sequence ATGTTCGTAAAACAGATAGAAAACGGTCTTGACCTTGCAAGCATAGCAAAACGTATCGCAGCGGTCTATGATACATCCCTTGAGCCCGATCAGAGCATCGCGCCCCATTACCACCCCGATTTCGAAGAGATATATTACGTCCTCTCAGGATACGGTATCATGACCATAGGCGAAGAGCAAAAAGAAATCTCGCGTGGCGATGTGGTATATATCCCAGCCATATCCGCACATTCTCTGTTGAATACGGGAAGCGTTCCACTGCGTTTCATAACATTAACAGTGAACCTGACCTCAAACAAAAAAGACGATGTGCAGCCGTATATCGGCTGA
- the sepS gene encoding O-phosphoserine--tRNA ligase yields MKFEPEEIKEAAKKDFDAAWNEGKKYVSMPGINEKYPRYHLNYGKPHPVFHTIQRLREAYMRLGFEEFLNPIIVEDREIHKQFGYEALAVLDRCFYIGGLPRPNVGISDERIEEIKSILGEISDEGVEKIRQILHSYKKGEIEGDDLVPEIASQLKVSDSKVAVMIDRVFPEFKSLVPVCSLNTLRSHMTSGWFISLGELRDYRKTPIKLFSVDRCFRREQAEDATRLMAYYSASCVIMDENVSVDDGKAVAAGLLSQFGFSNFTFRPDEKRSKYYVPDTQTEVFAFHPKLVGSKTKYSDGWVEVATFGIYSPSALSQYNIPYPVMNLGMGVERLAMILHDSMDVRALSYPQFQYKTNWVMSDSEIAAMIYVEDAPATEIGKEIQDAIVTTCEQYGNTPSPCEFIAWEGQLFDKNIRVKVVEPEENTKLCGPAAMNEIISYKNDILGLPRTSRWDDAFKNGVSTGIRYVDAFAARCAREIEDAAQRGEGSETRVRIIKVPSEINIRIDPIAQRYITGLKKKIDTRGPVFTTVRMEIIN; encoded by the coding sequence ATGAAATTCGAACCTGAAGAAATTAAAGAAGCGGCGAAGAAAGATTTTGACGCTGCGTGGAACGAAGGAAAAAAATACGTTTCAATGCCGGGCATAAATGAGAAATACCCGCGTTACCACTTAAACTACGGCAAACCCCATCCAGTCTTCCATACCATCCAGCGCCTGCGTGAAGCATATATGAGATTAGGTTTTGAAGAGTTCCTGAACCCCATAATCGTGGAGGACAGGGAAATACACAAACAATTCGGATACGAAGCGCTTGCTGTGCTTGATCGCTGCTTCTACATCGGAGGTCTTCCAAGGCCGAACGTGGGGATTTCGGATGAGAGGATAGAAGAGATAAAAAGCATCCTTGGGGAAATAAGCGATGAAGGAGTGGAAAAGATAAGGCAGATACTTCATTCCTACAAGAAAGGCGAGATAGAAGGGGATGACCTGGTGCCTGAGATTGCTTCGCAATTGAAAGTCTCGGATTCCAAAGTGGCTGTGATGATAGACCGTGTATTCCCTGAATTCAAATCACTGGTTCCTGTATGTTCCCTGAATACGCTTCGGAGCCACATGACCTCGGGCTGGTTCATAAGCCTTGGAGAGCTGCGCGATTATCGAAAGACGCCAATAAAACTTTTCTCTGTGGACAGGTGCTTCCGGCGCGAGCAGGCAGAGGATGCCACACGCCTCATGGCTTACTATTCCGCCTCATGCGTGATAATGGATGAAAACGTGAGCGTGGATGACGGGAAAGCCGTGGCTGCAGGGCTTCTATCGCAATTCGGGTTTTCGAATTTCACCTTCAGACCCGATGAAAAGCGCAGCAAATACTATGTTCCAGATACCCAGACCGAGGTTTTTGCATTCCATCCTAAACTTGTTGGTTCGAAGACAAAATACAGCGACGGCTGGGTGGAAGTTGCTACCTTTGGAATATACTCGCCCTCTGCGCTCTCGCAGTACAACATCCCTTACCCTGTGATGAATCTCGGCATGGGAGTTGAGCGGCTGGCGATGATACTGCACGATTCCATGGATGTGCGCGCACTTTCGTATCCCCAGTTCCAGTACAAGACGAATTGGGTGATGTCGGATAGCGAGATTGCAGCCATGATATATGTGGAAGATGCACCGGCGACCGAGATAGGGAAGGAGATACAGGATGCTATCGTAACGACATGCGAACAGTACGGAAATACCCCGAGCCCCTGCGAATTTATTGCGTGGGAAGGACAGTTGTTTGACAAGAATATCCGCGTGAAGGTTGTGGAGCCTGAGGAGAATACCAAGCTCTGCGGTCCTGCGGCGATGAACGAGATAATCTCTTATAAGAACGACATCCTTGGACTGCCCAGAACTTCGCGATGGGATGACGCTTTTAAGAACGGTGTGAGCACTGGTATCAGGTATGTAGATGCATTTGCTGCACGCTGCGCCAGAGAGATAGAGGATGCGGCGCAAAGAGGTGAAGGCTCTGAGACAAGAGTGAGAATAATCAAGGTGCCGTCAGAGATAAATATCAGGATTGACCCGATTGCGCAGAGGTATATTACTGGATTAAAGAAGAAGATAGATACAAGAGGACCTGTGTTCACGACTGTGAGAATGGAAATAATAAATTAG
- a CDS encoding type II toxin-antitoxin system death-on-curing family toxin → MIEYLTVTEIIEIHDDIIRKYGGTGGIRDEGTLQLLVYKMNCEKNVFRRAALALHMIAVSHPFFDGNKRTAFALAENELGEAGYYLNEKPEEIVALMQNIAEYECSLKAVEKWIKEKAKSHVG, encoded by the coding sequence TTGATAGAATATCTCACAGTCACAGAAATAATAGAAATTCATGACGATATTATAAGAAAATATGGTGGTACTGGAGGAATACGGGACGAGGGAACACTGCAATTATTGGTTTATAAAATGAATTGCGAAAAGAACGTTTTCAGGCGGGCAGCTTTAGCATTGCATATGATAGCAGTGAGTCATCCATTTTTTGATGGAAATAAGAGGACGGCATTTGCTTTGGCAGAAAACGAGCTTGGAGAGGCGGGCTATTATTTAAATGAAAAACCTGAAGAAATAGTCGCTTTAATGCAAAATATAGCAGAATATGAATGCTCTCTAAAAGCTGTGGAAAAATGGATCAAAGAAAAAGCCAAATCACATGTTGGCTAA